In one Drosophila pseudoobscura strain MV-25-SWS-2005 chromosome X, UCI_Dpse_MV25, whole genome shotgun sequence genomic region, the following are encoded:
- the LOC6899949 gene encoding lysozyme B, with translation MKAFIVLVALALAAPAFGRTMDRCSLAREMSDLGVPRDQLARWTCIAEHESSYRTGVVGPENYNGSNDYGIFQINDYYWCAPPTGRFSYNECGLSCNALLTDNIEHSVRCAQKVLSQQGWSAWSTWHYCSGWLPSIDECF, from the exons atgaag GCTTTCATCGTTCTGGttgccctggctctggccgcTCCCGCTTTCGGTCGCACCATGGACCGTTGCTCCTTGGCCCGCGAGATGTCCGACCTGGGCGTCCCCCGCGATCAGCTGGCCCGCTGGACCTGCATTGCCGAGCACGAGTCCTCCTACCGCACCGGAGTGGTCGGACCCGAGAACTACAACGGCTCCAACGACTACGGCATCTTCCAGATCAACGACTACTACTGGTGCGCTCCCCCCACCGGTCGCTTCTCCTACAACGAGTGCGGCCTGAGCTGCAATGCCCTGTTGACCGACAACATCGAGCACTCCGTGCGTTGCGCCCAGAAGGTCCTCTCCCAGCAGGGATGGTCCGCCTGGTCCACCTGGCACTACTGCAGCGGATGGCTGCCATCCATCGATGAGTGCTTCTAA
- the mwh gene encoding uncharacterized protein mwh isoform X2 yields MFNKLNGLFFRDSSTLQRHRHQHHQQHQQHRGHLGGHSFQMAPSVCHDTASKMAPPPPPAAASKAAAGGSSSTASGTQKCGGSSLNGSLASYKMAGSEQSWPQAPVYSKENQRPPVYNPEDYVLSLRKFTKGSSASKMKSIYDVCTTPSAKEETYRSSTLPAKHSEYKSPIPAPPESDSEMSLRQFGSITDLLTKLRADLRVSFPSFVQEFVATPSDGISHLLEVLRAIQMAQASNAPAPVPGASNSLAMSRNPQSYQRRALLDELSCLQCLSICCSRSLDAIARLGNTPVGLMPLASSATGQGIRARILALQLLASACDRQPFGSGSGSQKIATAGHTAVSEAMSTLRLRCSEPVRFRLLVGILNSGGGSGELQCAGVKFLNTFIESAVSIQQRLYIQAELFQAGLDPSTLARTISSSSPWLDSLRAEVKRFNELHIDVDKMMAQARDADRTRSQMVILERRVQILHEEKAVLTSMERRLQERCAELQREIFRLQGAQQESNFKPVESHQPVALPRQVPPPGKTTKQSCSEHEDEGISSSETGASLSPVPIMVLPSKAAKNQHHKSLKIPVDEDEDDAATIEDVIEELDNIVSEAEKQIGSSQQKSRHRPPVEQDIVPVNIVPQPPRKSRSLAHLVPRTDCSEQEGGSDYGMLLHHPGDPAAAERLAAMQTFFDEADYDAPETDHPSSYAMDSPSPDMPEANAAATAYNASTNRELLDVIMNARHDEHDPTMQALRKSAQDGPQLQVQVQVVPHKMKPPAPAPPAPPAQQFNGVFFMTGMNTPQRYPKPDITAALQARRVTKNVERLEAAFASSSSGGAHEALNEAAIIGREKSRSNQQIYFSSNPAMRMHQEPPVGVTMPGQSPASRTRSYTQGSMSKVTDLPCGLY; encoded by the exons ATGTTCAATAAACTTAACGGCTTGTTTTTCCG TGACAGCTCAACGCTGCAGCGACACCGGcaccaacaccaccagcagcaccagcagcacagGGGACACCTCGGGGGACACTCGTTCCAGATGGCTCCCAGTGTCTGCCACGACACTGCCTCGAAGATGGCACCGCCGCCACCCCCTGCGGCCGCTTCGAAGGCAGCTGCTGGCGGCAGCTCCAGCACCGCCTCGGGGACACAGAAATGCGGTGGCAGTAGCCTCAATGGATCTTTGGCCTCCTACAAGATGGCTGGCTCCGAACAGAGCTGGCCCCAGGCGCCGGTCTACAGCAAA GAAAATCAACGACCACCGGTGTACAATCCCGAGGATTATGTGCTCTCGCTGCGAAAGTTCACCAAAGGAAGCAGTGCCTCGAAAATGAAGTCCATTTACGACGTCTGCACCACGCCCAGTGCCAAGGAGGAGACCTACAGATCCTCCACACTGCCAGCAAAGCATTCGGAATACAA ATCTCCCATTCCTGCACCGCCGGAGAGCGACAGCGAGATGTCGCTCCGACAGTTTGGCTCCATCACGGATCTGCTGACCAAACTGAGGGCTGATCTAAGGGTATCCTTTCCCAG CTTCGTTCAAGAGTTCGTGGCCACGCCATCGGATGGGATTAGCCATCTCCTGGAGGTCCTGCGGGCCATCCAAATGGCGCAGGCGAGCAATGCCCCGGCCCCAGTGCCAGGAGCCAGCAATTCTCTGGCCATGTCCCGCAATCCGCAGAGCTACCAGCGCCGGGCACTGCTCGATGAGCTCTCCTGCCT CCAATGCCTGAGCATCTGCTGCTCTCGATCGCTGGATGCCATAGCCCGTTTAGGGAACACGCCTGTGGGCCTCATGCCGCTTGCTTCCTCGGCCACGGGGCAGGGCATTCGTGCGCGGATCCTCGCGTTGCAGCTGCTGGCCTCCGCCTGCGACCGCCAGCCCTTtggcagtgggagtggcagcCAGAAGATCGCCACCGCGGGACACACAGCCGTCTCGGAGGCCATGTCCACGCTTCGATTGCGTTGCAGTGAACCCGTGCGCTTCCGCCTGCTGGTGGGGATCCTCAACAGCGGCGGGGGATCCGGGGAGCTCCAGTGTGCAGGTGTCAA ATTCCTCAACACATTCATCGAGAGTGCGGTGAGCATTCAGCAGCGTCTCTACATCCAGGCGGAGCTCTTCCAAGCGGGTCTCGATCCCAGCACTCTGGCGCGGaccatctcctcctcctcgccctGGCTGGACAGCCTGCGGGCGGAGGTGAAGCGCTTCAACGAGCTCCACATCGACGTCGACAAGATGATGGCCCAGGCCCGCGATGCGGATCGCACCCGCAGCCAAATGGTGATCCTCGAGCGTCGCGTGCAGATCCTACACGAGGAGAAGGCCGTTCTTACGTCCATGGAGCGGCGTCTGCAGGAGCGATGCGCAGAGCTCCAGAGGGAGATCTTCCGCCTGCAAGGGGcgcagcaggagtccaactTCAAGCCGGTGGAGTCGCACCAGCCGGTGGCACTGCCACGACAGGTGCCGCCCCCGGGAAAGACCACGAAGCAGAGCTGTTCGGAGCACGAGGACGAGGGCATCAGTAGCTCCGAGACGGGGGCATCTCTCAGTCCAGTGCCCATCATGGTGCTGCCCTCGAAGGCAGCGAAGAATCAGCATCACAAGTCGCTGAAGATCCCcgtggacgaggacgaggacgatgcGGCCACCATTGAGGACGTCATCGAGGAGCTGGACAACATCGTCAGCGAGGCGGAGAAGCAGAtcggcagcagccagcaaaagTCACGGCATCGTCCTCCCGTGGAACAGGACATTGTCCCGGTGAACATTGTGCCGCAGCCTCCGAGGAAATCCCGCTCCCTGGCGCATCTCGTGCCCCGCACCGATTGCTCCGAGCAGGAGGGTGGCTCCGACTACGGGATGCTGTTGCATCATCCGGGGGATCCAGCGGCTGCCGAACGACTGGCCGCCATGCAGACCTTCTTCGATGAGGCCGACTACGATGCCCCCGAGACGGATCATCCGTCGAGCTACGCCATGGACTCCCCATCCCCCGATATGCCGGAGGCCAATGCCGCCGCCACGGCCTACAATGCCAGCACCAATCGGGAGCTCCTCGACGTCATTATGAATGCACGGCACGACGAGCACGACCCCACGATGCAGGCCCTGCGAAAGAGCGCCCAGGATGGACCCCAGCTGCAGGTACAGGTCCAGGTAGTGCCCCACAAGATGAAGCCACCAGCACCGGCCCCGCCTGCCCCACCGGCCCAGCAGTTCAACGGCGTCTTCTTCATGACGGGAATGAACACGCCGCAGCGGTACCCGAAGCCCGACATCACGGCCGCCCTGCAGGCCCGTCGCGTCACCAAGAATGTGGAGCGCCTGGAGGCGGCctttgcctcctcctccagcggcGGCGCCCACGAGGCTCTCAACGAGGCGGCCATCATCGGCAGGGAGAAGTCGCGCAGCAACCAGCAGATCTACTTCAGCAGCAATCCGGCCATGAGGATGCACCAGGAGCCACCGGTGGGAGTGACGATGCCCGGACAGAGTCCCGCGTCGCGCACGCGCTCCTACACCCAGGGATCGATGTCCAAGGTGACGGATCTTCCATGTGGCCTCTACTGA
- the mwh gene encoding uncharacterized protein mwh isoform X1 produces MGNRIAATGAGAGVGAGGVDEVPSRFNTRRRYQQHKREYCLQSEYRSKTLPARHPHHDHDHEHGHGQTPQEPRLGSSSCLGGGAGGPNASNAPPPHNGETSRVLFLLYLIHRTWNVVMDTMDTRTKSRSPRSSSPQKGETIPMEAQQRPMDEECSIGITDMDASSYCSQYSCCSCSYCDEETAGTQTNVYSSIADDYSLDSMYEEGKSLAEESDSSTLQRHRHQHHQQHQQHRGHLGGHSFQMAPSVCHDTASKMAPPPPPAAASKAAAGGSSSTASGTQKCGGSSLNGSLASYKMAGSEQSWPQAPVYSKENQRPPVYNPEDYVLSLRKFTKGSSASKMKSIYDVCTTPSAKEETYRSSTLPAKHSEYKSPIPAPPESDSEMSLRQFGSITDLLTKLRADLRVSFPSFVQEFVATPSDGISHLLEVLRAIQMAQASNAPAPVPGASNSLAMSRNPQSYQRRALLDELSCLQCLSICCSRSLDAIARLGNTPVGLMPLASSATGQGIRARILALQLLASACDRQPFGSGSGSQKIATAGHTAVSEAMSTLRLRCSEPVRFRLLVGILNSGGGSGELQCAGVKFLNTFIESAVSIQQRLYIQAELFQAGLDPSTLARTISSSSPWLDSLRAEVKRFNELHIDVDKMMAQARDADRTRSQMVILERRVQILHEEKAVLTSMERRLQERCAELQREIFRLQGAQQESNFKPVESHQPVALPRQVPPPGKTTKQSCSEHEDEGISSSETGASLSPVPIMVLPSKAAKNQHHKSLKIPVDEDEDDAATIEDVIEELDNIVSEAEKQIGSSQQKSRHRPPVEQDIVPVNIVPQPPRKSRSLAHLVPRTDCSEQEGGSDYGMLLHHPGDPAAAERLAAMQTFFDEADYDAPETDHPSSYAMDSPSPDMPEANAAATAYNASTNRELLDVIMNARHDEHDPTMQALRKSAQDGPQLQVQVQVVPHKMKPPAPAPPAPPAQQFNGVFFMTGMNTPQRYPKPDITAALQARRVTKNVERLEAAFASSSSGGAHEALNEAAIIGREKSRSNQQIYFSSNPAMRMHQEPPVGVTMPGQSPASRTRSYTQGSMSKVTDLPCGLY; encoded by the exons aTGGGCAACCGCATCGCTGcgactggagctggagctggagtggGAGCTGGAGGTGTAGACGAGGTGCCTTCTAGGTTTAACACACGCAGACGATACCAGCAGCACAAGAGGGAGTACTGCCTCCAGAGCGAGTACCGCTCCAAGACCCTTCCCGCACGCCACCCacaccacgaccacgaccacgagcACGGGCACGGCCAGACTCCACAAGAACCAAGGCTTGGGTCCAGCAGCTGCCTGGGCGGTGGCGCTGGGGGGCCCAATGCATCTAATGCCCCGCCACCGCACAATGGGGAGACGTCGAGGGTGCTGTTTCTGCTCTACTTGATTCACCGCACCTGGAACGTGGTCATGGACACAATGGACACACGCACCAAGAG TCGTTCACCCCGCAGTAGTTCCCCCCAGAAGGGGGAGACCATTCCGATGGAGGCCCAGCAACGTCCGATGGACGAGGAATGCTCCATTGGCATCACCGACATGGATGCCTCCTCATACTGCTCTCAGTACtcgtgctgcagctgcagctacTGTGACGAGGAGACAGCGGGGACACAGACGAATGTCTACAGCTCCATAGCGGATGACTATTCCCTGGACTCCATGTACGAGGAGGGAAAGTCGCTGGCCGAAGAAAG TGACAGCTCAACGCTGCAGCGACACCGGcaccaacaccaccagcagcaccagcagcacagGGGACACCTCGGGGGACACTCGTTCCAGATGGCTCCCAGTGTCTGCCACGACACTGCCTCGAAGATGGCACCGCCGCCACCCCCTGCGGCCGCTTCGAAGGCAGCTGCTGGCGGCAGCTCCAGCACCGCCTCGGGGACACAGAAATGCGGTGGCAGTAGCCTCAATGGATCTTTGGCCTCCTACAAGATGGCTGGCTCCGAACAGAGCTGGCCCCAGGCGCCGGTCTACAGCAAA GAAAATCAACGACCACCGGTGTACAATCCCGAGGATTATGTGCTCTCGCTGCGAAAGTTCACCAAAGGAAGCAGTGCCTCGAAAATGAAGTCCATTTACGACGTCTGCACCACGCCCAGTGCCAAGGAGGAGACCTACAGATCCTCCACACTGCCAGCAAAGCATTCGGAATACAA ATCTCCCATTCCTGCACCGCCGGAGAGCGACAGCGAGATGTCGCTCCGACAGTTTGGCTCCATCACGGATCTGCTGACCAAACTGAGGGCTGATCTAAGGGTATCCTTTCCCAG CTTCGTTCAAGAGTTCGTGGCCACGCCATCGGATGGGATTAGCCATCTCCTGGAGGTCCTGCGGGCCATCCAAATGGCGCAGGCGAGCAATGCCCCGGCCCCAGTGCCAGGAGCCAGCAATTCTCTGGCCATGTCCCGCAATCCGCAGAGCTACCAGCGCCGGGCACTGCTCGATGAGCTCTCCTGCCT CCAATGCCTGAGCATCTGCTGCTCTCGATCGCTGGATGCCATAGCCCGTTTAGGGAACACGCCTGTGGGCCTCATGCCGCTTGCTTCCTCGGCCACGGGGCAGGGCATTCGTGCGCGGATCCTCGCGTTGCAGCTGCTGGCCTCCGCCTGCGACCGCCAGCCCTTtggcagtgggagtggcagcCAGAAGATCGCCACCGCGGGACACACAGCCGTCTCGGAGGCCATGTCCACGCTTCGATTGCGTTGCAGTGAACCCGTGCGCTTCCGCCTGCTGGTGGGGATCCTCAACAGCGGCGGGGGATCCGGGGAGCTCCAGTGTGCAGGTGTCAA ATTCCTCAACACATTCATCGAGAGTGCGGTGAGCATTCAGCAGCGTCTCTACATCCAGGCGGAGCTCTTCCAAGCGGGTCTCGATCCCAGCACTCTGGCGCGGaccatctcctcctcctcgccctGGCTGGACAGCCTGCGGGCGGAGGTGAAGCGCTTCAACGAGCTCCACATCGACGTCGACAAGATGATGGCCCAGGCCCGCGATGCGGATCGCACCCGCAGCCAAATGGTGATCCTCGAGCGTCGCGTGCAGATCCTACACGAGGAGAAGGCCGTTCTTACGTCCATGGAGCGGCGTCTGCAGGAGCGATGCGCAGAGCTCCAGAGGGAGATCTTCCGCCTGCAAGGGGcgcagcaggagtccaactTCAAGCCGGTGGAGTCGCACCAGCCGGTGGCACTGCCACGACAGGTGCCGCCCCCGGGAAAGACCACGAAGCAGAGCTGTTCGGAGCACGAGGACGAGGGCATCAGTAGCTCCGAGACGGGGGCATCTCTCAGTCCAGTGCCCATCATGGTGCTGCCCTCGAAGGCAGCGAAGAATCAGCATCACAAGTCGCTGAAGATCCCcgtggacgaggacgaggacgatgcGGCCACCATTGAGGACGTCATCGAGGAGCTGGACAACATCGTCAGCGAGGCGGAGAAGCAGAtcggcagcagccagcaaaagTCACGGCATCGTCCTCCCGTGGAACAGGACATTGTCCCGGTGAACATTGTGCCGCAGCCTCCGAGGAAATCCCGCTCCCTGGCGCATCTCGTGCCCCGCACCGATTGCTCCGAGCAGGAGGGTGGCTCCGACTACGGGATGCTGTTGCATCATCCGGGGGATCCAGCGGCTGCCGAACGACTGGCCGCCATGCAGACCTTCTTCGATGAGGCCGACTACGATGCCCCCGAGACGGATCATCCGTCGAGCTACGCCATGGACTCCCCATCCCCCGATATGCCGGAGGCCAATGCCGCCGCCACGGCCTACAATGCCAGCACCAATCGGGAGCTCCTCGACGTCATTATGAATGCACGGCACGACGAGCACGACCCCACGATGCAGGCCCTGCGAAAGAGCGCCCAGGATGGACCCCAGCTGCAGGTACAGGTCCAGGTAGTGCCCCACAAGATGAAGCCACCAGCACCGGCCCCGCCTGCCCCACCGGCCCAGCAGTTCAACGGCGTCTTCTTCATGACGGGAATGAACACGCCGCAGCGGTACCCGAAGCCCGACATCACGGCCGCCCTGCAGGCCCGTCGCGTCACCAAGAATGTGGAGCGCCTGGAGGCGGCctttgcctcctcctccagcggcGGCGCCCACGAGGCTCTCAACGAGGCGGCCATCATCGGCAGGGAGAAGTCGCGCAGCAACCAGCAGATCTACTTCAGCAGCAATCCGGCCATGAGGATGCACCAGGAGCCACCGGTGGGAGTGACGATGCCCGGACAGAGTCCCGCGTCGCGCACGCGCTCCTACACCCAGGGATCGATGTCCAAGGTGACGGATCTTCCATGTGGCCTCTACTGA
- the LOC6899948 gene encoding lysozyme P-like, with protein sequence MRASLLICALIVACLAPGILATRTMDRCSLAREMANHRVPRDQLARWACIADNQSNFHTDAVSPTNDKGFRNYGIFQISNEYWCYSKDQAAREVECKVKCEAFLEDDITHSVLCAKKILEKQGWSAWPGCTGSLPSIDNCF encoded by the coding sequence ATGAGAGCTTCGCTACTGATCTGTGCCCTGATTGTGGCCTGCCTTGCTCCTGGCATCCTGGCCACCCGCACCATGGATCGCTGCTCCTTGGCCCGAGAGATGGCCAACCATCGTGTTCCCCGGGATCAGCTGGCCCGCTGGGCCTGCATCGCCGACAATCAGAGCAACTTCCACACCGACGCGGTGAGCCCCACGAATGATAAGGGCTTCCGGAATTACGGGATCTTCCAGATCAGCAATGAGTATTGGTGCTATTCGAAGGATCAGGCTGCCAGGGAGGTCGAGTGCAAGGTGAAGTGTGAGGCCTTCTTGGAAGATGACATTACCCACTCCGTGCTCTGTGCCAAGAAGATCCTGGAGAAGCAGGGCTGGTCCGCTTGGCCAGGGTGCACTGGCTCGCTGCCATCGATCGACAACTGTTTCTAA
- the LOC6899946 gene encoding lysozyme E-like: protein MRTFLVIGALVVACLASASHAARTMDRCTLAREMSNLGVPRDQLARWACIAQHESDYRTWVVGPANSDGSNDYGIFQINNYYWCAPPSGRFSYNECGLSCNSLLTDDITKSVRCAQKVLSQQGWSAWSTWKYCSGSLPSINNCF, encoded by the coding sequence ATGAGAACTTTTCTAGTGATCGGCGCCTTGGTGGTGGCCTGCCTTGCATCTGCCTCCCATGCGGCACGCACCATGGACCGCTGCACCCTGGCCAGGGAGATGTCCAATTTGGGGGTGCCACGGGATCAGCTGGCCCGCTGGGCCTGCATTGCCCAGCACGAGAGCGACTACCGCACCTGGGTGGTGGGTCCTGCCAATTCCGATGGCTCCAACGACTACGGGATCTTCCAGATCAACAACTACTACTGGTGCGCTCCTCCCAGCGGTCGCTTCTCCTACAACGAGTGCGGCCTCAGCTGCAACTCCCTGTTGACCGATGACATCACCAAGTCCGTGAGATGTGCCCAGAAGGTGCTCTCCCAGCAGGGATGGTCCGCCTGGTCCACCTGGAAGTACTGCAGCGGGTCCCTGCCATCAATCAATAATTGCTTCTGA
- the LysS gene encoding lysozyme S: MKAFFALVILACAAAPALSGRTLDRCSLAREMSNLGVPRDQLDKWTCIAQHESDYRTWVVGPANSDGSNDYGIFQINDLYWCQADGRFSYNECGLSCNALLTDDITNSVRCAQKVLSQQGWGAWAVWHYCSGWLPSIDECF; the protein is encoded by the coding sequence ATGAAGGCTTTCTTTGCTCTGGTGATCCTGGCCTGTGCCGCCGCTCCCGCCCTGTCCGGACGCACTCTGGACCGCTGCTCCCTGGCCAGGGAGATGTCCAACCTGGGCGTGCCCCGTGACCAGCTGGACAAGTGGACCTGCATTGCCCAGCACGAGAGCGACTACCGCACCTGGGTGGTGGGACCCGCCAATTCCGATGGCTCCAACGACTACGGAATCTTCCAGATCAACGATCTGTACTGGTGCCAGGCCGACGGACGCTTCTCCTACAACGAGTGCGGCCTGAGCTGCAATGCCCTGCTGACCGACGACATCACCAACTCCGTGCGTTGCGCCCAGAAGGTCCTCTCCCAGCAGGGATGGGGCGCCTGGGCCGTCTGGCACTACTGCAGCGGATGGCTGCCGTCCATCGATGAGTGCTTCTAA
- the LOC6899947 gene encoding lysozyme B-like, producing the protein MKTFLVICFLALAGLAPAILARTMDRCLLAQEMFRLGVPKDQLARWACIADHESSYRTDVVGPPNSDGYQAYGIFQINDYYWCAPPSGRFSHNQCDMSCNALLSNTITESVRCAQKVLAMQGWGAWAVWHYCSGNLPSIDDCFPAY; encoded by the coding sequence ATGAAAACTTTTCTAGTGATCTGTTTCCTGGCTCTGGCCGGACTCGCACCTGCCATCCTGGCCCGCACCATGGATCGCTGCCTCTTGGCCCAAGAGATGTTCAGGTTGGGCGTTCCAAAGGATCAGCTGGCCCGCTGGGCCTGCATCGCCGACCACGAGAGCTCCTACCGCACCGATGTGGTGGGGCCACCCAACTCGGACGGCTACCAGGCCTACGGAATCTTCCAGATCAACGACTACTACTGGTGCGCTCCCCCCAGCGGTCGCTTCTCCCACAACCAGTGCGACATGAGCTGCAATGCCCTCCTCTCCAACACCATCACCGAATCCGTGAGATGCGCCCAAAAGGTGCTCGCCATGCAGGGATGGGGCGCCTGGGCCGTGTGGCACTACTGCAGTGGCAATCTGCCCTCAATCGACGACTGCTTCCCAGCTTactaa
- the mwh gene encoding uncharacterized protein mwh isoform X3: MAPSVCHDTASKMAPPPPPAAASKAAAGGSSSTASGTQKCGGSSLNGSLASYKMAGSEQSWPQAPVYSKENQRPPVYNPEDYVLSLRKFTKGSSASKMKSIYDVCTTPSAKEETYRSSTLPAKHSEYKSPIPAPPESDSEMSLRQFGSITDLLTKLRADLRVSFPSFVQEFVATPSDGISHLLEVLRAIQMAQASNAPAPVPGASNSLAMSRNPQSYQRRALLDELSCLQCLSICCSRSLDAIARLGNTPVGLMPLASSATGQGIRARILALQLLASACDRQPFGSGSGSQKIATAGHTAVSEAMSTLRLRCSEPVRFRLLVGILNSGGGSGELQCAGVKFLNTFIESAVSIQQRLYIQAELFQAGLDPSTLARTISSSSPWLDSLRAEVKRFNELHIDVDKMMAQARDADRTRSQMVILERRVQILHEEKAVLTSMERRLQERCAELQREIFRLQGAQQESNFKPVESHQPVALPRQVPPPGKTTKQSCSEHEDEGISSSETGASLSPVPIMVLPSKAAKNQHHKSLKIPVDEDEDDAATIEDVIEELDNIVSEAEKQIGSSQQKSRHRPPVEQDIVPVNIVPQPPRKSRSLAHLVPRTDCSEQEGGSDYGMLLHHPGDPAAAERLAAMQTFFDEADYDAPETDHPSSYAMDSPSPDMPEANAAATAYNASTNRELLDVIMNARHDEHDPTMQALRKSAQDGPQLQVQVQVVPHKMKPPAPAPPAPPAQQFNGVFFMTGMNTPQRYPKPDITAALQARRVTKNVERLEAAFASSSSGGAHEALNEAAIIGREKSRSNQQIYFSSNPAMRMHQEPPVGVTMPGQSPASRTRSYTQGSMSKVTDLPCGLY, translated from the exons ATGGCTCCCAGTGTCTGCCACGACACTGCCTCGAAGATGGCACCGCCGCCACCCCCTGCGGCCGCTTCGAAGGCAGCTGCTGGCGGCAGCTCCAGCACCGCCTCGGGGACACAGAAATGCGGTGGCAGTAGCCTCAATGGATCTTTGGCCTCCTACAAGATGGCTGGCTCCGAACAGAGCTGGCCCCAGGCGCCGGTCTACAGCAAA GAAAATCAACGACCACCGGTGTACAATCCCGAGGATTATGTGCTCTCGCTGCGAAAGTTCACCAAAGGAAGCAGTGCCTCGAAAATGAAGTCCATTTACGACGTCTGCACCACGCCCAGTGCCAAGGAGGAGACCTACAGATCCTCCACACTGCCAGCAAAGCATTCGGAATACAA ATCTCCCATTCCTGCACCGCCGGAGAGCGACAGCGAGATGTCGCTCCGACAGTTTGGCTCCATCACGGATCTGCTGACCAAACTGAGGGCTGATCTAAGGGTATCCTTTCCCAG CTTCGTTCAAGAGTTCGTGGCCACGCCATCGGATGGGATTAGCCATCTCCTGGAGGTCCTGCGGGCCATCCAAATGGCGCAGGCGAGCAATGCCCCGGCCCCAGTGCCAGGAGCCAGCAATTCTCTGGCCATGTCCCGCAATCCGCAGAGCTACCAGCGCCGGGCACTGCTCGATGAGCTCTCCTGCCT CCAATGCCTGAGCATCTGCTGCTCTCGATCGCTGGATGCCATAGCCCGTTTAGGGAACACGCCTGTGGGCCTCATGCCGCTTGCTTCCTCGGCCACGGGGCAGGGCATTCGTGCGCGGATCCTCGCGTTGCAGCTGCTGGCCTCCGCCTGCGACCGCCAGCCCTTtggcagtgggagtggcagcCAGAAGATCGCCACCGCGGGACACACAGCCGTCTCGGAGGCCATGTCCACGCTTCGATTGCGTTGCAGTGAACCCGTGCGCTTCCGCCTGCTGGTGGGGATCCTCAACAGCGGCGGGGGATCCGGGGAGCTCCAGTGTGCAGGTGTCAA ATTCCTCAACACATTCATCGAGAGTGCGGTGAGCATTCAGCAGCGTCTCTACATCCAGGCGGAGCTCTTCCAAGCGGGTCTCGATCCCAGCACTCTGGCGCGGaccatctcctcctcctcgccctGGCTGGACAGCCTGCGGGCGGAGGTGAAGCGCTTCAACGAGCTCCACATCGACGTCGACAAGATGATGGCCCAGGCCCGCGATGCGGATCGCACCCGCAGCCAAATGGTGATCCTCGAGCGTCGCGTGCAGATCCTACACGAGGAGAAGGCCGTTCTTACGTCCATGGAGCGGCGTCTGCAGGAGCGATGCGCAGAGCTCCAGAGGGAGATCTTCCGCCTGCAAGGGGcgcagcaggagtccaactTCAAGCCGGTGGAGTCGCACCAGCCGGTGGCACTGCCACGACAGGTGCCGCCCCCGGGAAAGACCACGAAGCAGAGCTGTTCGGAGCACGAGGACGAGGGCATCAGTAGCTCCGAGACGGGGGCATCTCTCAGTCCAGTGCCCATCATGGTGCTGCCCTCGAAGGCAGCGAAGAATCAGCATCACAAGTCGCTGAAGATCCCcgtggacgaggacgaggacgatgcGGCCACCATTGAGGACGTCATCGAGGAGCTGGACAACATCGTCAGCGAGGCGGAGAAGCAGAtcggcagcagccagcaaaagTCACGGCATCGTCCTCCCGTGGAACAGGACATTGTCCCGGTGAACATTGTGCCGCAGCCTCCGAGGAAATCCCGCTCCCTGGCGCATCTCGTGCCCCGCACCGATTGCTCCGAGCAGGAGGGTGGCTCCGACTACGGGATGCTGTTGCATCATCCGGGGGATCCAGCGGCTGCCGAACGACTGGCCGCCATGCAGACCTTCTTCGATGAGGCCGACTACGATGCCCCCGAGACGGATCATCCGTCGAGCTACGCCATGGACTCCCCATCCCCCGATATGCCGGAGGCCAATGCCGCCGCCACGGCCTACAATGCCAGCACCAATCGGGAGCTCCTCGACGTCATTATGAATGCACGGCACGACGAGCACGACCCCACGATGCAGGCCCTGCGAAAGAGCGCCCAGGATGGACCCCAGCTGCAGGTACAGGTCCAGGTAGTGCCCCACAAGATGAAGCCACCAGCACCGGCCCCGCCTGCCCCACCGGCCCAGCAGTTCAACGGCGTCTTCTTCATGACGGGAATGAACACGCCGCAGCGGTACCCGAAGCCCGACATCACGGCCGCCCTGCAGGCCCGTCGCGTCACCAAGAATGTGGAGCGCCTGGAGGCGGCctttgcctcctcctccagcggcGGCGCCCACGAGGCTCTCAACGAGGCGGCCATCATCGGCAGGGAGAAGTCGCGCAGCAACCAGCAGATCTACTTCAGCAGCAATCCGGCCATGAGGATGCACCAGGAGCCACCGGTGGGAGTGACGATGCCCGGACAGAGTCCCGCGTCGCGCACGCGCTCCTACACCCAGGGATCGATGTCCAAGGTGACGGATCTTCCATGTGGCCTCTACTGA